A single Nicotiana tabacum cultivar K326 chromosome 5, ASM71507v2, whole genome shotgun sequence DNA region contains:
- the LOC107798936 gene encoding importin subunit beta-1-like, which produces MALDITQFLLAAQSADAKIRSEAETGLGQFREQNLPGFLLSLAVELSNDGKPTESRRLAGIVLKNSLDAKESARKEQLVQQWQAIDAQCKSQIKSLLLSTLGSSVREASHTAAQVIAKVASIEIPQKQWPELIGLLLVNMTKQGRPPSLKQSTLETLGYVCEEISHQDLVQDEVNSVLTAVVQGMNVEEQSPEVRLAATRALYNALDFAQTNFGNEMERNFIMKVVCEAAIAKETEIRQAAYECLVSIASTYYELLEPYMQAVFELTAKAVREDQEAVALQAIEFWSSICDEEIELQDYEVPDSGDSSVQHSRFIEKALPTLVPMLLETLLKQDEEQDQDDDIWNLAMAGGTCLGLVARTVGDAVVPLVMPFVEANILKPDWRSREAATYAFGSILEGPSIEKLSPMVHAGLDFLLKAMKDENSHVRDTTAWTLSRIFEFLHTPSSGFSVISPANLQQIVGVLLESLKDASHVAEKVCGAIYFLAQGYEDGGPSSSLLTPYIPEIITSLISTADRTDSSDSKLRTNAYETLNEVVRCSNLVETSDIIAKLCPVIMAKLAQTVELQIVSSDDREKQGDLQASLCGVLQVIIQKLSNADETKPILLQVADQIMMLFLKVFACRSSTVHEEAMLAIGALAYATGQEFLKYMPEFYKYLEMGLQNFEEYQVCSISVGVVGDISRALDDKILPYCDGMMALLLKDLSSGELNRSVKPPIFSCFGDIALAIGEHFEKYLQYALPMMQGASELCAQLDNSDEEMLEYGNQLRRSIFEAYSGILQGFKNSKADLMLPHAPHLLQFIELVAKDKPRDESVTKAAVAVLGDLADALGPNITTLFKDRVFCAELLGECLQSDDEQLKETATWTQGMIGRAFSVCG; this is translated from the exons ATGGCTCTCGACATCACTCAGTTTCTATTGGCTGCTCAATCAGCAGATGCTAAGATTCGGTCTGAGGCAGAGACTGGTCTTGGTCAGTTCCGAGAACAAAACCTACCAGGCTTTCTTCTGTCATTGGCTGTTGAGCTCTCCAATGATGGAAAACCCACTGAATCTCGAAGACTGGCTGGTATTGTGCTTAAGAACTCACTAGATGCAAAAGAATCTGCTAGGAAAGAACAGCTTGTTCAACAATGGCAGGCAATTGATGCTCAATGTAAATCTCAAATTAAAAGCTTGCTCTTGAGCACCCTAGGTTCGTCTGTGCGTGAGGCAAGTCATACTGCTGCCCAAGTAATTGCAAAGGTGGCTTCGATTGAAATTCCCCAGAAACAGTGGCCAGAGCTCATTGGGTTGTTGCTTGTTAACATGACCAAACAAGGCAGGCCTCCGTCCCTGAAACAGTCAACACTTGAAACACTTGGCTATGTGTGTGAGGAGATATCGCACCAAGATCTTGTCCAAGATGAAGTAAACTCTGTTCTCACTGCTGTTGTGCAAGGTATGAATGTTGAGGAGCAAAGCCCTGAAGTACGTCTTGCTGCTACTAGGGCTTTATATAATGCTCTTGATTTTGCTCAGACAAACTTTGGTAACGAGATGGAGAGGAATTTTATCATGAAGGTCGTCTGTGAGGCAGCCATTGCAAAGGAGACAGAGATTAGACAGGCTGCATACGAGTGTCTTGTTTCTATTGCATCAACATACTATGAGTTGCTTGAACCTTACATGCAGGCTGTCTTTGAGTTGACAGCAAAAGCAGTCAGAGAAGATCAGGAGGCTGTTGCTCTTCAAGCAATTGAGTTCTGGAGTTCTATCTGTGACGAAGAGATAGAATTGCAAGACTATGAGGTTCCTGACAGTGGGGATTCTAGTGTGCAACACTCTCGCTTCATTGAGAAGGCCCTCCCAACACTTGTTCCAATGCTGCTGGAAACATTATTGAAGCAGGATGAGGAACAGGACCAGGATGATGATATTTGGAATCTGGCAATGGCTGGTGGAACATGTCTTGGTCTTGTTGCCAGGACTGTTGGAGATGCTGTTGTTCCCCTGGTAATGCCTTTTGTTGAGGCTAATATATTGAAGCCTGATTGGCGCTCACGTGAGGCTGCAACATATGCATTTGGCTCAATTcttgaaggcccaagcattgagAAGCTCTCTCCCATGGTCCATGCTGGATTAGATTTTCTTCTTAAGGCGATGAAGGATGAAAACAGCCATGTAAGAGATACCACTGCATGGACACTTAGCCGTATTTTTGAGTTTCTGCACACACCATCTTCTGGGTTCTCAGTGATTTCGCCAGCCAACCTCCAGCAGATTGTCGGAGTGTTGTTAGAGAGTTTAAAAGATGCCTCCCATGTTGCCGAGAAAGTTTGTGGGGCTATCTATTTTCTTGCACAGGGATATGAGGATGGTGGGCCAAGCTCGTCTTTGCTCACACCATATATTCCTGAGATTATCACCTCTCTTATTTCCACAGCTGACCGGACTGACAGCAGTGATTCTAAGCTCAGAACTAACGCATATGAAACATTGAATGAAGTTGTTAGGTGCTCTAACCTTGTTGAAACATCTGATATCATTGCGAAGCTTTGCCCGGTTATCATGGCTAAGTTGGCACAAACAGTAGAGCTTCAGATTGTATCCTCTGATGATAGGGAAAAGCAGGGAGATTTGCAGGCTTCCCTTTGTGGTGTACTCCAGGTTATCATTCAGAAGCTTAGCAATGCTGATGAAACTAAGCCCATTCTACTTCAGGTTGCCGACCAGATCATGATGTTGTTCCTAAAGGTATTTGCTTGTCGTAGCTCGACGGTGCATGAAGAGGCCATGCTTGCCATTGGCGCTCTGGCCTATGCAACTGGACAGGAGTTCTTGAAGTATATGCCAGAATTCTACAAATATCTGGAGATGGGGCTGCAAAATTTTGAAGAGTACCAGGTGTGTTCCATCTCGGTGGGGGTTGTTGGTGACATTTCCCGTGCCTTGGATGACAAGATCTTACCATATTGTGATGGGATGATGGCACTTCTTCTGAAGGATCTGTCTAGCGGCGAACTTAACCGATCTGTAAAGCCTCCGATATTTTCCTGCTTTGGGGATATTGCTCTTGCCATTGGTGAACACTTTGAGAAATACCTCCAATATGCATTGCCTATGATGCAAGGTGCTTCCGAATTATGTGCACAGTTAGACAACAGTGATGAGGAAATGCTAGAGTATGGCAACCAGCTCAGGCGCAGTATTTTTGAAGCATATTCAGGGATTCTTCAAGGATTTAAGAATTCCAAGGCTGACTTGATGTTACCCCATGCTCCTCATCTCCTGCAGTTCATTGAACTGGTTGCTAAGGACAAACCAAG AGATGAAAGCGTGACCAAAGCAGCGGTTGCTGTGTTGGGAGATTTAGCTGATGCACTTGGTCCAAATATAACCACCCTTTTCAAAGATCGAGTTTTCTGCGCCGAGTTGTTGGGCGAGTGTCTTCAATCTGATGATGAACAGCTCAAAGAAACAGCAACTTGGACCCAAGGGATGATTGGGCGTGCCTTCTCTGTTTGTGGGTGA
- the LOC107798937 gene encoding uncharacterized protein LOC107798937: MIAFFPIAYAVIAKAESRETRSWFLINLGEDLEIQNSHHISFMSDRQKGLIGAAKDLYPNAEHRNCVRHMYPNFRQKHKDELENEDKEAREWFNHPERPFNTWTRALFKCHTKCDMLLNNLCESFNRYILDARDKAIITVLEMIKNKLMRRLLKKKRVD, encoded by the exons ATGATTGCATTTTTTCCAATAGCATATGCAGTCATAGCTAAAGCTGAAAGTAGAGAAACTCGGAGCTGGTTTCTTATTAACCTGGGAGAGGATTTGGAGATTCAGAACAGCCATCACATTTCATTTATGTCAGACAGACAGAAG GGGCTGATTGGAGCTGCGAAGGATTTATACCCTAATGCTGAACACCGTAATTGTGTTAGGCATATGTATCCGAATTTCAGACAAAAACACAAAG ATGAACTGGAAAATGAGGACAAAGAGGCCAGAGAATGGTTCAATCACCCTGAAAGGCCATTCAATACTTGGACTCGAGCATTATTTAAATGTCATACCAAATGTGACATGTTGTTGAACAATTTATGTGAAAGCTTCAACAG atATATACTTGATGCTAGGGACAAGGCCATAATAACAGTGCTAGAAATGATCAAGAACAAGTTGATGAGGaggttgttaaaaaaaaaaagagtggaTTGA